GCAAAAGAAAATATCTTAATAAATAAAAAAGAACATCTCATGGAAGTACATCTAGAGGATGTAAAAACTTTCTGTAAGCGGTATCAAGATCATCCTTCTCCTGACGTTGCGATCATTGATCCCCCACGCTGTGGCATACAAAACAAAGTACTGAAATACTTAATAAGAATCGCCCCTAGAAAAATTATTTATATCTCATGTAACCCAAAAATACAGTTTGTGGAGTGTTATAGCCTAATTGCTGCAGGTTACCGCATGAAAAAAGTCCAGCCTTTAGATCAATTTCCGCATTCTCCGCACTTAGAAAATATCATTTTGTTAGAAAGAGAAGGTCACCTCTAGGAAAAGCATTGAATGCACGCTTCCTATTATGTTAACCTTTCTTTGAAATAACCGAAGTAAAGGTGGTTTAATGTTATCTCGTTTATTCATGTGTTTTTTATTTCTTTTGAGCTCATCATCTCTCTTAGCAGATGAAGACGGCTCTCAAGTAAAAAGTACTTTTGCTCAACCCGCTGTAATGCTTGGCATTGCAATTTTGTTCTTTTACTTCATTTTATGGCGCCCAGAACAAAAACGCAGAAAAGCCATGGAAAAACGCAAAAACGAACTTGCCAAGGGCGACAAGGTTACGGCTATGGGGATTTTAGGAACTATTGATGAAATCCGAGAACACACCGTTATTCTGAGTATTACCTCTGGAAAAATTGAGATACTGAAAGCAGCTATTTCTGAAATTTTGAAGCCAGATGGGACTAAAGCATAAGCTTTAAGATATAGACATTTACTGGCTACGATATTAGAGAAATCTACATTGATTTTTTATAAGCCAAGTTATAACTTGACACCATAAGCTATTCACGAAGTCGAGGATTTTTAGGATCATGACTTGGCTTTCAGGCCTATATTTTATCAGCATTGCTAGTTTAGTATTTTGTGTTATAGGTTTGATACTTTCTGGAATCATTCTTATTGCTCATAAATTTCTAGTTAAAATTCATCCTTGCAAGCTAAAAATTAACGATGACGACACTCTTACAAAAACTGTAGATAGTGGTCGTACCTTATTGTCTTCTCTATTAGATTCGGGTATTCCGATCCCTTCTCCATGTGGAGGCAAGGCTACGTGTAAACAATGTAAGGTAAAAATTGTTAAAGACGCTGATCCACCACTAGAAACAGACCGCGCAACTTTTTCCAAACAACAGTTAGAACACGGCTGGCGTCTTTCCTGCCAAACCAAGGTCCAACACGACATGTGTTTGGAAATCGAGGAGCGTTATTTACATGCTTCTTCTTGGGAAGGTACGGTCGTTTCTAACGATAACGTCGCTACCTTTATAAAAGAGCTTGTTGTTTCTATTGATCCTGCGCATCCTATTCCCTTTAAGCCTGGGGGGTATCTACAAATTCGTGTTCCTGCATATAAAACGAATACTTCTGATTGGAAGCAAACTATGGCTCCCGAATATCATAGTGATTGGGAACGGTTTAATTTATTTGGCCGGATTATAGATAACAGCCTTTTGGAGCCAGATTCTGCTAATAAAGCCTATTCTCTCGCATCTTATCCTGCAGAATTGCCGATTATTAAATTCAATGTTCGTATTGCGACACCTCCTTTTATTAACAATGCGCCTAATCCGGGTATCCCCTGGGGGGTATGCTCATCCTATATCTTCTCGCTACAACCTGGGGATAAGATTACTGTATCTGGTCCTTATGGCGAATCCTTCATGAAAGAAAACAACCGCCCGTTAATTTTTCTAATTGGTGGTGCGGGATCTTCATTTGGTAGAAGTCATATTTTAGATCTTTTGTTGGATAAACATTCTACAAGAGAGATCACTCTGTGGTACGGAGCTCGCTCTCTAAAAGAAAATATCTATCAAGAAGAATATGAAAAATTAGATAAGGATTTTCCTAACTTCCATTACCATTTAGTGTTATCGGAGCCTCTTCCTGAAGACATTGCCGCAGGTTGGGATAAGGATGATCCTGAGAAAACGAATTTCTTATTCCAAGCTTTTGAGCTTGGTCAACTCAGCAAACTTAGCAATCCTGAAGATTATCTATATTATGTATGTGGTCCACCACTACACAACAGTAGTATCCTGAAATTACTTGAAAATTATGGAGTTGAAAGATCTTCCATAATTCTCGATGATTTTGGCAGCTAGTTACTCAAGAGATGTTTTCTCGCTATAGATATTCTCAAGATTTTATCGATTACGAGTTCTCAGCATTCGGACTAAAGACGCAATGTATATTATCGTAGCGAGAAAGCTAAACACCATATGCGTAACTTGACTAATTGCATAGGCTCGGCCATTAGTGAATCCTTCCCAAACAGTCGTGTGATCATTGGGAATAATTTCGTCCGTGGTATTTGAGGTTTCATTATAGCGACAAGATTCACTGATTTCTAAACCCCCAAAAGTGGCCGCCCCTCCTATAAGAGCAAAGAAAATACCATAGACTGCTGTACTCACGATACTCGTCATCCTATAGTATCTATCCATATTTTCACGCCCTATCCTTGTTATTCTACTAGATAAGTGCTGTGGATCTTCCGTAACATCTCCAAACCATCTTAAGCATCGTCTGCATAATGCATCTCGAAGTCCTGGGAGAGCATACTCTAGCATATCTCTACCTAGTAACGTCCATCCCAAGAGAGTAATGACACCATATAAACCGGATTCGCACTCTGTAATTGTAGTACGCGCTGCCATACGGATATTATTTAGCAAATCTAATAGGTTCCCAAGAGGGAAAAATACGCGGTAACACAGAAATAAAATACGCACATTACGATATCTTTCTCTTCTAGAGCGAGAGCTGGTGAGCATTAAAAAGCAGCTACACAATCCATCTATACCAAAAAACACTGTACTGATGGCTAATACAAGGCCGTCTTCTGGTTCCTCAATGGGAATAAGCCAAAAAATAGATACTGCATCTGAAATTCTCAGGATATTAAGAGCAACTTCTCCAAGTCGATCTAACAAACTTTCGGGAGGCAATATGCTCTCTTCAACTTGGATCACGGTATCCGTCATACCGATTAGAGTTTGTATTCTAGAGAATACACCAGGGCTTGCTGTACGCGATACAATCACCCCCTGGATATTATGTCCAACTATGCCACTATTCCTCTCTTGATCATTTGGATTTGCATCACCTAAGGGCGATATTTCTGTAATCTCAACTCCATCTCTTTGTACCAAGCTTTGAGAAACAGCATTGACTCCTGCTATTTGCATAAATGTAGCTACAATAGCATTATTAAAGGCAGGATCAGTGAAATAGATCCAAGTAATTCCTAAACTTCCTGCAGAATAAGGCAATGTGACGACTCTAGATCCGAGAAATCCTCTGAAGTCTAAGCACGAAAATACATCTCCCCAAACACGATAATAATAGGATCGAGAATGTGGTATGTAGTCTGAAGGACAAATGCCGACTAAAACAATATTGTCAGCATGTGGTGTACATTGGATTGCCTCTCGAACATATCTAGCACCATTGCCAAAAAAATAATGAATAAAAGTGCTCCCTGGAGGATGAGAAGCAAAAAAGCTATTCCAAACATCTAAAATGGCTGCACAAATAGGATTCATTTCTTGTCGAGAGCTTCTAAAAAAAAATGAAGATCCGATCCCTTCTTTATTATAGATACCTATAACCTCTCTTCCGCCCAACAACTGGCTAAGATGCATAGTTTCATTTTGGGCTCTATAGTATCCTGATTGGCTACCATTGGTATACCCCACGCCAATTAAAGGTGTGGAGATCGGCGCGGATTCGATACTTTCATATGTAGTTTGAAAAATAGGAACAGGATGCCGATTTCTGGATTGTTCGTTATGGCGGCCATGAATAAATAAGTAAATACTACCTTCTTGAGTACCTTCTGAGAATAAACAGAATGTATAGGGGTAAACATAACATTAATAGCATGTTTTCGGACGTTTAATGCATTAAGGCGGAAGAACCTTTGGCATCCGACAAACAATTATTCAAATAAAATAAACAACATCTTACAAATGTCTCTAAAACAAAGTAGAGAGTATAATTTATTTGAGGCCCGTTAAATAAAAGAAAGAATAATTATCTTTGGAACTAGTTCTTTATAAGAAACTAAAAATACCCTGTAACGGGGTATCTCAATACATTTACCTAAATGGATAGACTCTTCTTGGAAGAGCGTTTGTACTTATACATTTTTGACACACAAGTTATTCAACAACTTCAGAAAAGTGAAATAAAGGAAACATCATTTTTCAAGCAAAACACTTAAACAAAAAAAAGGAGAATATTTCTGTTCTCCTTATAAAAACTCAGTTTACGAGCCAAAATAACTAAAAGCTTGGCGACGACCTACTCTCCCATACTCTTGTGTATAGTACCATCGGCGATAAAAGGCTTAACTTCTGAGTTCGGAATGGTATCAGGTGTATCCCTTTTTCCATTATCACCAAGCAAATTCTTGTAACGTAACATTCACGTATACTAATAGACGCTTAAGAGAGTCTTTAGTATCAACTTACATCGATCGATTTATTTCAACAAAAAAGCCTATTGAGCTTTTTATATGACAAAAACCAAGTCAATGGACTTATTAGTATTGGTTAGCTAAACACATTACTGTGCGTACACACCCAACCTATCAACCACATAGTCTATATGGAGTCTCATAGGGATACCTTATCTTAAGGGAGGCTTGGCATTTAGATGCTTTCAATGCTTATCCTTTCCGAACGTAGCTACTCGGCTATGCTTTTGGCAAAACAACCGACACACCATTGGTTCGTCCATTCCGGTCCTCTCGTACTAGGAACAGCTCCTTTCAAGTATCCTGCGCCCACAAAGGATAGAGACCAAACTGTCTCACGACGTTTTGAACCCAGCTCGCGTACCGCTTTAATTGGCGAACAGCCAAACCCTTGGGACCTTCTCCAGCCCCAGGATGCGATGAGCCGACATCGAGGTGCCAAACCGCCACGTCGATATGAACTCTTGGTGGCGATCAGCCTGTTATCCCCGGAGTACCTTTTATCCGTTAAGCGACGGCGATTCCACTTTCCACCGCCGGATCACTAAGCCCGACTTTCGTCTCTGCTTGACTTGTAGGTCTTGCAGTCAACCTATTTTATACCTTTACGCTCTACTCGTGATTGCCAACCACGATGAAATAAGCTTTGGGCTCCTCCGTTACTTTTTAGGAGGATACCGCCCCAGTAAAACTGCCCGTCTGGCAATGTCCATATTCCAGATTCATGGAATTATGTTAGATTCCCAACTTGTTAAGACCAGTATTTCAACGATGACTCCCACTCTCCTGACGAAGAGTGTTCTCAGTCTCCTGGCTATGCTACACATAACAAATCAAGAATCAATACCAAAGTACAGTAAAGGTTCACGGGGTCTTTTCGTCCTTTTGCGGGTAAACAGCATCTTCACTGCTACTACAATTTCACCGAGTCTTTCGTTGAGACAGTGCCCAGATCGTTACACCATTCGTGCAGGTCGGAACTTACCCGACAAGGAATTTCGCTACCTTAGCACCGTTATAGTTACGGCGGCCATTCACCAGGGCTTGGGTTCAATGCTTTGCCTTGCGGCTGACATATCCCTTTAACCTTTTGGCATTGGGCAGGCGTCACACCATATACTTCCCCTTAGAGGTTTGCATAGTGCTGTGTTTTTGTTAAACAGTCGCCTGGGCCATTTCTCTGCGGCCCCCCGGAGCTCATGCCGTAAAGGCAATCACTCTAAGAGGCTCCCCTTCTTCCGAAGTTACGGGGATAATTTGCCGAGTTCCTTAACGAAAGTTATCTCGCGCGCCTTAGAATACTCATCTCGCACACCTGTGTCGGTTTAGGTACGGTCACCATCAACAGCTAGAAATTATTTCTTGAAAGCCTTGCGCCACACTATCAGTTCCTCCGAAGATTTCCCTTAACCACAACCTAACCTTATGTTAGCGGATTTGCCTACTAACCGGTCTCATTGTGATACGGACATTTCCAATCGTCCGCGTGCTTAACGTACCCCGTCATTCCATTGCTAAAGTTTTAGGTGGTACAGGAATATTTAACCTGTTGCTCCATCGTCTACGCATTTGTGCCTCGACTTAGGGGCCGACTAACCCAGGGAAGACGAGCTTGACCCTGGAAACCTTGTGCTTACGGCGAGGAAGATTTTCACTTCCTTTATCGTTACTTATGCCATGGATCTTCACTAGTATCCGCTCCAGCACTCCTTACGGTATACCTTCACTGCTGAATACTACGCTCTCCTACCGCGTATATATAAATACACACCCGCGATTTCGGTTTTATGCTTGAGCCCCGATTATTATTGGCGCAATGATTCTCGATTGGTGAGCTGTTACGCACTCTTTAAATGATTGCTGCCTCTAAGCCAACATTCCAACTGTCTTAGAATCATCACTTCCTTACTCACTTAGCATAAAATTTGGGACCTTAATCGGCGGTCTGGGCTGTTCCCCTCTCGACAACGAAGCTTAGCCCCCGCTGTCTATCTCCCGGACTCACTTTTGGTATTCGGAGTTTGATTTCCGTTGGTAAGCCGGTAGGCCCCCGCTAGAATTCAGTGCTCTACCCCCAAAAGCTTAATATCCAAGGCTAACCCTAAAGTTATTTCGGAGAGAACAAGATATCTCCAAGTTTGATTGGCCTTTCACCCCTATTCACAACTCATCCAAACATTTTTCAACATGTACTGGTTCGGTCCTCCACAAGGTCTTACCCATGCTTCAACCTGGTCATAAATAGCTCACTTGGTTTCGTGTCTAAATCAAACGACTAAACGCTCTTTTAAAACTCGCTTTCGCTTCGGCTCCGGAATGTAGATCCCTTAACCTCGCCGTTTAACTTAACTCCCTGGCTCATCATGCAAAAGGCACGCCGTCAACCATGACTTCCGAAGAAGTTATAGGTCTTCGACCGCTTATAAGCTACTGGTTTCAGGTTCTATTTCACTCCCTTAACAAGGGTTCTTTTCACCTTTCCTTCACAGTACTGGTTCACTATAGGTCATTGACTAGTATTTAGACTTGGAGAGTGGTCTCCCCAGATTCAGACTAGGTTTCACGTGTCTAGCCCTACTCAGGTATCGAATAGAGTCTCTTGTTTTTTCGTCTACGGGACTATCACCCTGTATCGTTCTACTTTCCAGAAGTATTCGACTAAAACTTAAGATCCCATGTTATCGACCCTACAACCCCACATTAAAAATGTGGTTTGGTCTTCTCCCCTTTCGCTCGCCGCTACTCAGGGAATCTCTTTGATTTATTTTCCTCTGCTTACTAAGATGTTTCAGTTCAGCAGGTATCGCCTTATACGCCTATGTATTCAGCGTACAATGATAGATGATTAATCTATCGGGTTGCCCCATTCGGAGACCTCCGGGTCATAGCTTTATACCAGCTCGCCGAAGATTACTGCAGGTAAACGCATCCTTCATCGCCTGTCAATGCCAAGGCATCCACCAATAACTCTTAATAACTTGGTCTGTAAATTATTGATCCATGCAAATTAACTTCACCAAAGACAGATATTCTTAAACGTCTATTATTATATGTGAATTTACTTGTTACCATATTATTTACATAACATACTTGATCGTAAACTAAATGTTTTGGAAACAACGCTTAACAATGCAAAAGAAATAGAATACAAGATTAAAAAATGCTTGCCCAACCTAGTCAAACCGTCCTAAGACAGTTATCCTTATCCTTAAAAGGAGGTGATCCAGCCCCACCTTCCGGTAGGGCTACCTTGTTACGACTTCATCCCAGTCATCAGCCTCACCTTGGGCGCCTCTCTCCTTTGCAGGTTGAGTCAACGACTTAAGGCAAAACCAACTCCCATGATGTGACGGGCGGTGTGTACAAGGCCCGGGAACGTATTCACGGCGTTATAGCTGACACGCCATTACTAGCAATTCCGACTTCATGTAGTCGAGTTGCAGACTACAATCCGAACTGGGGCCAGCTTTGAGGATTTGCTCCATCTTGCGATATTGCTACCTTCTGTACTGGCCATTGTAGCACGTGTGTAGCCCTGGGCATAAGGGCCATGCTGACTTGACGTCATCCTCGCCTTCCTCCTGGTTAACCCAGGCAGTCTCGTTAGAGTTCCCACCCTAAGTGTTGGCAACTAACGATAAGGGTTGCGCTCGTTGCGGGACTTAACCCAACACCTCACGGCACGAGCTGACGACAGCCATGCAGCACCTGTGTATCTGTCCTTGCGGAAAACGACATTTCTGCCGCGGTCAAATACATGTCAAGCCCAGGTAAGGTTCTTCGCGTTGCATCGAATTAAACCACATGCTCCACTGCTTGTGCGGGCCCCCGTCAATTCTTTTGAGTTTCACCCTTGCGAGTGTACTCCTCAGGCGGCATACTTAACGCGTTAGCTACGACACGGATAGGGTTGAGACTATCCACATCAAGTATGCATCGTTTACGGCAAGGACTACCAGGGTATCTAATCCTGTTTGCTCCCCTTGCTTTCGCGCCTTAGCGTCAGGTGTAAATTAGAAAAGCGCCTTCGCCACTGGTGTTCTTCCACATATCTACGCATTTCACCGCTACACGTGGAATTCCCTTTTCTCCATCTACCCTCTAGAAAGATAGTATTAGATGCTGGCTTGGGGTTGAGCCCCAAGATTTAACATCTAACTTTCCTTTCCGCCTACACGCCCTTTACGCCCAATAAATCCGATTAACGCTAGCACCCTCCGTATTACCGCAGCTGCTGGCACGGAGTTAGCCGGTGCTTCTTTACCTGGTACGCTCAAATCGATTGGATATTAGCCAATCTCTCTTATTCCCAAGCGAAAGTGCTTTACAACCCTAGAGCCTTCATCACACACGCGGCGTTGCTTCGTCAGACTTTCGTCCATTGCGAAAGATTCTCGACTGCAGCCTTCCGTAGAAGTCTGGGCAGTGTCTCAGTCCCAGTGTTGGCGGTCAATCTCTCAATCCGCCTAGACGTCAAAACCTTGGTAGGCCATTACCCCACCAACAAGCTGATATCCCATAGACTCTCCCTTAACCGAAAGGTCCGAAGATCCCCTTCTTTAATATGTTTTAGATGCCTAAACATACCACATTCGGTATTAGCGGTCGTTTCCAACCGTTATTCCCAAGTTGAGGACAGATTATCTATGTATTACTAACCCTTCCGCCACTAAATAACAACCGAAGTCATTATTCCGTTCGACTTGCATGCCTCATCCACGCCGCCAGCGTTCAATCTGAACCAAGATCAAATTCTCAGAAAAAATAAATTTAAAAATTAACGGATTTTTTAAAATCCGAACAAGCATTTTTTTACTGGCTTGCATTCTATTTCATTTGCATTGTTAAGAAGAGAAGTTCGACGATGTCGATCTCTCATTTTGCGCGCCCACATCGAAGTGTGGACTCTTTCCTCTTTCGCTTATCGCGGTGAAGAAGAAATCAATATCTTATATAAACGGCATTTATTTATGCAATACATTTTGGTGTTCTTTTTTTCTCATCGCAATTTTTCCCAATGGAATTTTAGGCCTCACAATATGCTCAGAGCTAGAAAAATATATTTCGTTTTCTTTTGTTTTTTTTCGTTTGCCTGTGGTCTTTTGATGTGCTTACACGACTCTATTGAAATTCTGTTTATCACTAATACCCTTCTGAATCTTGTTTAAACGCATTTGATTATAATTTTTTTTTGATTCGAGTTTATTCCCTCTTCATCCCTGA
Above is a genomic segment from Chlamydia abortus containing:
- the nqrF gene encoding NADH:ubiquinone reductase (Na(+)-transporting) subunit F, with amino-acid sequence MTWLSGLYFISIASLVFCVIGLILSGIILIAHKFLVKIHPCKLKINDDDTLTKTVDSGRTLLSSLLDSGIPIPSPCGGKATCKQCKVKIVKDADPPLETDRATFSKQQLEHGWRLSCQTKVQHDMCLEIEERYLHASSWEGTVVSNDNVATFIKELVVSIDPAHPIPFKPGGYLQIRVPAYKTNTSDWKQTMAPEYHSDWERFNLFGRIIDNSLLEPDSANKAYSLASYPAELPIIKFNVRIATPPFINNAPNPGIPWGVCSSYIFSLQPGDKITVSGPYGESFMKENNRPLIFLIGGAGSSFGRSHILDLLLDKHSTREITLWYGARSLKENIYQEEYEKLDKDFPNFHYHLVLSEPLPEDIAAGWDKDDPEKTNFLFQAFELGQLSKLSNPEDYLYYVCGPPLHNSSILKLLENYGVERSSIILDDFGS
- a CDS encoding DUF687 family protein, producing MYLFIHGRHNEQSRNRHPVPIFQTTYESIESAPISTPLIGVGYTNGSQSGYYRAQNETMHLSQLLGGREVIGIYNKEGIGSSFFFRSSRQEMNPICAAILDVWNSFFASHPPGSTFIHYFFGNGARYVREAIQCTPHADNIVLVGICPSDYIPHSRSYYYRVWGDVFSCLDFRGFLGSRVVTLPYSAGSLGITWIYFTDPAFNNAIVATFMQIAGVNAVSQSLVQRDGVEITEISPLGDANPNDQERNSGIVGHNIQGVIVSRTASPGVFSRIQTLIGMTDTVIQVEESILPPESLLDRLGEVALNILRISDAVSIFWLIPIEEPEDGLVLAISTVFFGIDGLCSCFLMLTSSRSRRERYRNVRILFLCYRVFFPLGNLLDLLNNIRMAARTTITECESGLYGVITLLGWTLLGRDMLEYALPGLRDALCRRCLRWFGDVTEDPQHLSSRITRIGRENMDRYYRMTSIVSTAVYGIFFALIGGAATFGGLEISESCRYNETSNTTDEIIPNDHTTVWEGFTNGRAYAISQVTHMVFSFLATIIYIASLVRMLRTRNR
- the yajC gene encoding preprotein translocase subunit YajC, with translation MLSRLFMCFLFLLSSSSLLADEDGSQVKSTFAQPAVMLGIAILFFYFILWRPEQKRRKAMEKRKNELAKGDKVTAMGILGTIDEIREHTVILSITSGKIEILKAAISEILKPDGTKA